From one Hyphomicrobiales bacterium genomic stretch:
- a CDS encoding DUF3754 domain-containing protein: MNGRDGAHAGDRRNAGESAFMSMTETEHVARRRPPNGAATELETEANGEADHAPRNDSRDEKGHASAPISDGGRDAGKRTTGVVGLESERETFIPVSRLDVFERLTAASAWAPGEAAEVRRFFKYLAAWRHQAYMERLLKLKDAYLNFSPDRDTIKLESVPASELPVLQERTIKLVVELLERANYRPITRDQLNQIFAEDSAYGLELSVDLDEFEELLIFCRGASSKTLRQRTWRKLWLGHAVREVPIYQRLLLLLKLKDEETRIGEIMRQEDVSRAKAKRTLRKLRKLRSMVPDSVSSDFIYLKLFKQIPRADLQMMFPNTRVEFRLWDKIKLGVTAGGGTIASVATTLTKVLAAVNPVSIVMAIIGLVGVIFRQVMKFFNQRNQYMMVLAQNLYFHTLADNRGVLTLLCDRAEEEDVKEEMLLYSLIAKEPLLEQDLGEAREAIETFLDEEFGVQVRFDLEDALQRLLADGVVTRGADQALYAMPPREAALHVDRMWDLYLDTAPFFDPPSGADTSGENVVTS, translated from the coding sequence ATGAACGGACGCGACGGAGCCCATGCCGGCGATCGGCGCAACGCCGGAGAGAGCGCATTCATGAGCATGACGGAAACCGAACACGTTGCTCGTCGTCGCCCGCCGAATGGTGCGGCCACGGAACTCGAGACCGAGGCGAATGGCGAGGCGGATCATGCCCCTCGCAACGACAGCCGCGACGAAAAGGGGCATGCGAGCGCCCCCATCTCCGATGGCGGGCGCGATGCCGGCAAGCGAACGACGGGCGTCGTCGGGCTGGAGAGCGAGCGCGAGACCTTCATCCCCGTCTCGCGCCTCGACGTCTTCGAACGTCTCACAGCCGCGAGTGCCTGGGCGCCCGGCGAGGCCGCCGAGGTAAGGCGGTTCTTCAAGTACCTCGCGGCCTGGCGTCACCAAGCGTACATGGAGCGGTTGCTCAAGCTGAAGGACGCCTATCTCAATTTCAGTCCCGACCGCGACACGATCAAGCTCGAGAGCGTGCCGGCCTCGGAGCTGCCGGTGCTCCAGGAACGCACGATCAAACTGGTCGTGGAACTCCTCGAGCGCGCGAACTACCGACCGATCACCCGCGATCAGCTCAACCAGATCTTCGCCGAGGACAGCGCCTACGGCCTCGAACTCAGTGTCGATCTCGACGAGTTCGAGGAACTGCTGATCTTTTGCCGCGGCGCCTCGAGCAAGACGCTGCGCCAGCGCACCTGGCGCAAGCTCTGGCTGGGTCATGCCGTGCGCGAGGTGCCGATCTATCAGCGCCTGCTGCTGCTCTTGAAGCTCAAGGACGAGGAGACGCGGATCGGCGAGATCATGCGCCAGGAGGATGTCAGCCGGGCCAAGGCCAAGCGCACCCTGCGCAAGCTGCGCAAGCTGCGCAGCATGGTGCCCGACAGCGTCTCCTCGGATTTCATCTATCTCAAGCTTTTCAAGCAGATTCCGCGTGCCGACCTGCAAATGATGTTTCCGAACACGCGGGTCGAATTCAGGCTTTGGGACAAGATCAAGCTCGGTGTCACGGCTGGCGGTGGCACGATCGCCAGCGTTGCCACCACGCTGACCAAGGTGCTTGCCGCAGTGAACCCCGTCAGCATCGTGATGGCGATCATCGGACTCGTCGGCGTCATCTTCCGGCAGGTGATGAAGTTCTTCAATCAACGCAACCAGTACATGATGGTCCTGGCCCAGAACCTCTACTTCCACACGCTGGCCGACAACCGTGGCGTGCTGACCCTGCTCTGCGACAGAGCGGAGGAGGAGGACGTCAAGGAGGAGATGCTGCTCTACTCGCTGATCGCGAAGGAGCCGCTGCTCGAACAGGACCTCGGCGAGGCGCGCGAGGCGATCGAGACATTCCTCGACGAGGAGTTCGGCGTCCAGGTGCGCTTCGACCTCGAGGATGCGTTGCAGCGGCTGTTGGCGGACGGCGTCGTCACGCGTGGCGCCGATCAGGCCCTTTACGCCATGCCGCCCCGCGAGGCGGCCCTGCACGTCGATCGGATGTGGGATCTCTATCTCGACACAGCGCCGTTCTTCGATCCGCCTTCAGGCGCCGATACGAGCGGCGAGAACGTGGTGACCTCGTGA
- a CDS encoding EamA family transporter, whose translation MAGTLASFALLAVAGREVMREVDVIVVMLLRSIIGVALVASIALLVDGGFGRLVTRRPGLQLARNVVHFIGQYCWFVALTLIPLAQLFAIEFTAPLWVALLAPLLLGERFSRTRLLAALVGFAGVLLVIRPGAVPVSTGSLVMLVGAVAFALSILSVKRLLVTDDPLAILFYMSLLQIPMALVPASFVFVWPNLEQFGWIGLISLTALSAHFCMARAMRVADAAFVAPMDFLRLPIIAVVGALLYGEAFDPWVIAGGAVIFAANLMNIFTERRRRSRANA comes from the coding sequence ATGGCCGGAACGCTCGCCTCGTTCGCGCTCCTGGCGGTGGCCGGCCGCGAGGTGATGCGCGAGGTCGACGTGATCGTGGTGATGCTGTTGCGCAGCATCATCGGCGTCGCGCTGGTCGCCTCCATCGCGCTCCTCGTCGATGGAGGCTTCGGGCGTCTGGTGACGCGGCGCCCAGGCCTTCAGCTGGCGCGCAACGTCGTGCATTTCATCGGCCAGTACTGCTGGTTCGTCGCCCTGACGCTGATCCCCCTGGCGCAGCTCTTTGCAATCGAGTTCACCGCGCCGCTGTGGGTCGCCCTGCTCGCCCCCCTCTTGCTCGGCGAGCGCTTCAGCAGGACGCGCCTCCTTGCGGCCCTCGTCGGCTTTGCCGGCGTCCTCCTGGTCATTCGGCCCGGCGCAGTTCCTGTCAGCACCGGCTCGCTCGTCATGCTGGTCGGCGCCGTCGCCTTCGCGCTCTCGATCCTCAGCGTCAAACGCCTGCTGGTGACCGACGACCCGCTCGCCATCCTGTTCTACATGAGCCTCCTGCAGATCCCGATGGCGCTCGTTCCCGCCAGCTTCGTCTTCGTCTGGCCGAACCTCGAGCAGTTCGGCTGGATCGGTTTGATTTCCCTCACCGCCCTCTCGGCCCACTTCTGCATGGCTCGCGCCATGCGTGTTGCCGACGCCGCCTTCGTTGCGCCCATGGACTTCCTGCGCTTGCCGATCATCGCCGTCGTCGGTGCGCTGCTTTACGGCGAGGCGTTCGACCCCTGGGTGATCGCGGGCGGAGCCGTGATCTTCGCGGCCAATCTCATG